A genomic stretch from bacterium includes:
- the hisG gene encoding ATP phosphoribosyltransferase encodes MKLKLGLPKGSLQEATARIFKKAGFNISTSERSYFPIVDDNEIEAILIRAQEMARYVYDGVLDCGLTGKDWIMENGVQVVEVADLIYAKSGMKPVRWVLGVNDNSEIKTVKDLEGKRIATELVNVTKKYLKSQGVQAEVEFSWGATEAKVPDLVDAIVELTETGSSLRANNIRIIDEIMTSTTKLIANKGAWKNTWKKRKIQNLAMLLTGALNAEEKVGLKMNVAQKDLKNIIKILPAVKTPTISQLVGGKWVALEVVIDEDIVRNIIPKLKEAGAQGIVEYPLNKVIY; translated from the coding sequence GTGAAACTAAAACTTGGATTACCAAAAGGGAGTCTTCAGGAAGCAACTGCCAGAATATTTAAAAAAGCTGGATTTAATATATCAACTTCTGAACGTTCTTACTTTCCAATAGTTGATGATAACGAGATTGAGGCCATTCTTATCAGAGCGCAGGAAATGGCAAGGTATGTATATGACGGGGTTCTGGATTGTGGTCTGACAGGAAAGGATTGGATAATGGAAAATGGCGTTCAGGTTGTTGAAGTAGCAGATCTTATATATGCAAAAAGTGGGATGAAACCAGTTAGGTGGGTTTTAGGAGTTAATGATAATTCAGAAATAAAGACAGTTAAGGATCTGGAAGGAAAGAGGATTGCAACAGAACTTGTAAATGTTACAAAGAAATACCTTAAATCACAAGGTGTGCAAGCGGAAGTAGAATTTTCATGGGGTGCAACTGAGGCAAAAGTTCCTGACTTGGTAGATGCGATTGTTGAGCTTACTGAAACAGGCTCATCTTTACGGGCAAATAACATTCGGATAATAGATGAAATTATGACTTCAACAACTAAACTTATTGCAAATAAGGGTGCATGGAAAAACACGTGGAAAAAGAGAAAGATACAGAATCTTGCAATGCTTCTTACAGGTGCACTAAACGCTGAAGAAAAAGTTGGTCTTAAAATGAATGTTGCTCAGAAAGATTTAAAGAATATCATAAAAATACTGCCTGCAGTAAAGACTCCTACAATATCACAATTAGTTGGGGGAAAATGGGTGGCACTGGAAGTAGTAATAGATGAAGATATAGTTAGAAATATTATCCCTAAGTTAAAGGAAGCTGGCGCGCAGGGCATTGTAGAGTATCCACTTAACAAAGTAATCTACTAA
- a CDS encoding adenylosuccinate synthase — protein sequence MSNVAVVGTQWGDEGKGKIIDLLTENADIVARYQGGNNAGHTVIINEKEFTLHLIPSGILHKDKKCIIGNGVVINPKALLAEISELENKGIKVSEDNLYISKSAHVTMPYHIVSEKLKEERDRGRIGTTLRGIGPTYVDKAARMGIRMCDLIDPDSFRRKLEENLDQINVLFEKIYGVKGFQVNEIFDEYSGYIEKLVPFVKDTVFMLNKAIDKGVSVLFEGAQGSLLDVDHGTYPYVTSSNSTAGGICTGLGIGPTKIDSIIGVVKAYTTRVGEGPFPTELKGDLGDKLRNAGPIGEYGRSTGRPRRCGWFDGVITRYSAMLNGLSYVAVTRLDILDDLDEINVCVAYEYNNERLEEFPYRADILQQCKPIYEKLPGWKQSTVNIREYSKLPKNAQKYLNKLSKLMNVPIAIVSVGPQRRQTIFIEKDF from the coding sequence ATGAGTAATGTAGCTGTTGTTGGTACACAATGGGGAGATGAGGGCAAGGGGAAAATTATTGACCTGCTTACTGAGAATGCTGATATTGTTGCTCGATATCAGGGTGGAAACAATGCTGGGCACACTGTAATAATCAATGAGAAAGAGTTTACACTTCATCTTATTCCTTCTGGAATATTGCATAAAGATAAAAAATGTATAATAGGTAATGGTGTTGTTATTAATCCGAAAGCATTACTAGCGGAGATTTCCGAATTAGAGAATAAAGGGATTAAAGTAAGTGAGGATAATCTGTATATAAGCAAATCAGCTCATGTAACAATGCCGTATCATATAGTGTCAGAAAAGTTAAAGGAGGAGAGGGATAGAGGCAGGATCGGGACAACGCTTAGGGGAATTGGGCCAACATATGTAGATAAAGCAGCAAGAATGGGAATAAGAATGTGCGACCTTATTGACCCTGACAGTTTTAGAAGAAAGTTAGAAGAAAATTTGGATCAGATCAATGTACTGTTCGAGAAAATATACGGAGTAAAGGGATTTCAAGTAAATGAGATATTTGATGAATATTCCGGGTATATAGAAAAATTAGTCCCATTTGTTAAAGATACTGTTTTTATGTTAAATAAAGCGATAGATAAAGGGGTTAGTGTATTATTTGAAGGAGCGCAGGGGAGCCTTTTGGATGTTGATCACGGCACGTATCCCTATGTAACCTCTTCAAATTCTACTGCTGGAGGAATTTGTACGGGACTTGGCATCGGACCAACAAAGATAGATAGTATTATAGGAGTGGTGAAAGCTTATACAACAAGAGTTGGAGAGGGGCCGTTTCCAACAGAGCTCAAGGGGGATCTAGGAGACAAGTTGAGAAATGCCGGCCCAATAGGCGAGTATGGGAGAAGCACAGGCAGACCACGCAGATGCGGCTGGTTTGATGGAGTTATTACCAGATATTCAGCAATGTTAAATGGGCTGAGTTATGTAGCAGTTACACGTCTTGATATACTTGATGATCTTGACGAGATAAATGTTTGTGTTGCGTATGAATACAATAATGAGAGGTTAGAAGAATTTCCATATCGTGCTGATATACTTCAGCAATGCAAGCCAATTTATGAAAAACTACCGGGCTGGAAGCAGAGCACCGTTAATATAAGAGAATATAGTAAGTTACCAAAAAATGCGCAGAAATACTTAAACAAGTTGTCAAAATTAATGAATGTGCCAATAGCTATAGTCTCTGTTGGACCGCAAAGAAGACAGACGATTTTTATTGAGAAAGATTTCTAG
- a CDS encoding IS1380 family transposase, translated as MTKDIITAHAGLGLLGEFAAGLKLLELTDRYLPGPGSGAGYKAHEYIFPLILMLNGGGRSLEDLRQIREDNGLRKILPLKRVPSSDAVGDWLRRMGEKEGLNGLEKANKILLKRGMKYDGLKKYTLDIDATGIIAEKESAKKTYEGFKGYMPMTGHIAENGLILGDEFREGNVGPSAMNLEFLKYCIKQMPKAKGVGAVRSDSAAYQAEIVNYCEDNNISFAIGAGLDKAVLEAVKTIPKEDWEPYQNGHIAETVHCMNKTKKAFRLIVIRRPSQKEMFAYEDTGTKYTAIVSNKTESAEEIIEWYNQRGECSENRIKDLKIGFGMERMPCGQFEANAVFFRIGVIAYNTYKLFVLHALDRSWHKHQVQTVRWRLYQIAGKIVYHSGQIFLKVRKALCRMFKDVRLRIWEFANT; from the coding sequence ATGACGAAAGATATAATAACTGCGCATGCAGGATTAGGTTTACTTGGAGAATTTGCAGCAGGTTTAAAATTACTGGAGCTAACGGACAGATATCTGCCGGGGCCAGGCAGCGGAGCAGGATATAAAGCTCATGAGTACATCTTTCCACTGATTTTGATGCTCAATGGAGGCGGGAGAAGTTTGGAAGATCTCCGACAGATAAGAGAAGATAATGGACTTCGGAAGATTTTACCTTTAAAAAGAGTTCCTTCCTCAGACGCAGTTGGAGATTGGTTGAGGAGAATGGGAGAGAAAGAAGGTCTTAACGGGCTTGAGAAAGCAAACAAGATACTGCTAAAGCGGGGAATGAAATATGACGGGCTGAAGAAATACACACTGGATATAGATGCTACAGGCATTATAGCGGAGAAAGAGTCAGCAAAGAAAACTTATGAAGGATTTAAAGGATATATGCCAATGACAGGTCATATAGCGGAAAATGGTCTGATATTGGGAGACGAGTTCAGGGAAGGGAATGTGGGGCCTTCAGCCATGAATCTCGAATTTCTGAAGTACTGCATAAAACAAATGCCAAAAGCAAAGGGAGTTGGAGCGGTTAGATCTGATAGCGCCGCATATCAAGCTGAGATTGTAAACTACTGCGAAGACAACAATATTTCATTTGCCATAGGCGCTGGTTTAGACAAAGCAGTGTTGGAAGCTGTAAAAACAATTCCAAAAGAAGATTGGGAACCTTATCAGAACGGGCATATTGCCGAGACGGTTCATTGCATGAACAAAACTAAGAAAGCTTTTAGGCTCATAGTAATACGGAGACCCTCTCAGAAGGAAATGTTTGCATACGAAGACACTGGTACAAAATATACTGCAATAGTCTCCAACAAGACAGAATCAGCAGAAGAGATTATAGAGTGGTACAATCAACGTGGAGAATGCAGTGAAAACAGGATAAAGGATCTGAAGATAGGATTTGGCATGGAAAGAATGCCTTGTGGACAGTTTGAGGCAAATGCTGTTTTCTTTAGAATAGGTGTCATAGCGTATAATACTTACAAATTGTTTGTTCTGCATGCTCTGGATAGATCGTGGCATAAACATCAGGTACAAACAGTGCGATGGCGATTGTATCAAATAGCTGGAAAGATTGTATATCATAGTGGACAAATCTTCTTAAAGGTGAGAAAGGCTTTATGCCGGATGTTTAAAGATGTTCGTCTGAGAATATGGGAGTTTGCCAATACTTAG
- a CDS encoding DUF6340 family protein, producing the protein MKYSRHSIYIVMLLALVVTGCATRKAFVSTTRLAEINLKGIKRIAVDKINGNIGQRLADLITVALFKSDRFEVVDRENTNKIIKEYQLNIGGVIDENTAVQMGKVLGVSALVCGNSLIDYDTNTWTKDEEYRSSGGYDYTRTKYYLKQIAKIEATFRIIDLTTGKLLVAKLITEEASHSDSSYDGWPQGIDKDILIKNALDKTANSFMRIIAPYNYRVGIEFARSKSSEGKSGINFAKAGLWNDALKQFELAAKKTPNDSRAWYNLGLAYEYNNIFDKAIEAFKKSNELKPSYENMIEINNVRRMEADKEKLKEQGVKE; encoded by the coding sequence ATGAAGTATTCTCGTCATTCCATTTATATTGTAATGCTTTTAGCGTTAGTCGTAACAGGATGTGCAACGAGAAAGGCATTCGTTTCTACTACAAGACTCGCGGAAATAAATTTAAAAGGGATTAAAAGAATTGCAGTAGATAAAATTAATGGAAATATTGGTCAAAGACTAGCAGATTTAATTACAGTTGCATTATTTAAATCAGATCGTTTCGAGGTAGTAGATAGGGAAAATACTAATAAGATAATAAAAGAGTATCAATTAAATATTGGTGGCGTTATTGATGAAAATACGGCAGTTCAGATGGGTAAAGTTTTAGGTGTTTCAGCACTAGTTTGTGGAAATTCATTAATAGACTATGACACTAATACATGGACAAAGGATGAAGAATATCGTTCAAGCGGCGGATATGACTATACACGCACTAAATATTATCTAAAGCAGATAGCTAAAATCGAAGCAACTTTTCGTATTATTGACTTAACTACTGGTAAACTACTAGTTGCGAAATTGATAACTGAGGAAGCGAGTCATTCAGACTCTTCTTATGATGGGTGGCCACAAGGGATAGATAAAGACATACTTATTAAAAATGCATTGGATAAAACCGCTAATAGTTTTATGAGAATAATTGCCCCGTATAATTACCGTGTTGGGATAGAATTTGCCCGTTCAAAATCATCCGAGGGGAAAAGCGGAATAAATTTTGCTAAGGCAGGATTATGGAATGATGCACTAAAACAGTTTGAATTAGCCGCAAAGAAAACCCCAAATGATTCCAGAGCATGGTACAATTTAGGGCTTGCCTATGAATATAACAACATATTTGATAAGGCAATCGAAGCATTCAAAAAATCAAATGAGCTAAAACCATCCTATGAAAATATGATAGAGATAAATAATGTTAGGCGTATGGAAGCAGATAAGGAAAAGCTAAAAGAACAGGGAGTTAAGGAATAA
- a CDS encoding HAD-IIIA family hydrolase, with translation MIDNNRIKKIKMLILDVDGVMTDGRIIWTSSAEEIKIFNVQDGVGIILAQRVGLKVAIISARESKVTEIRAKELKITDCYQVVENKLITYKELKDKYKLADEQAAYIGDDLHDVPVLRRVGFAVATANAQEEAKQVSHYVTEKNGGEGAVREVINMILKAKGLWDKAVEKYYI, from the coding sequence ATGATTGATAATAATAGAATAAAAAAGATAAAAATGCTTATCCTTGATGTGGACGGGGTTATGACAGATGGCAGGATTATATGGACTAGTTCTGCTGAAGAGATAAAAATTTTTAATGTACAGGATGGTGTTGGAATAATTTTAGCTCAAAGAGTAGGCTTAAAGGTAGCAATAATATCTGCGCGGGAATCTAAGGTAACTGAGATTCGTGCAAAAGAGCTGAAGATAACAGATTGTTATCAAGTTGTAGAAAATAAACTTATTACATATAAAGAGCTGAAAGATAAATATAAATTGGCTGATGAACAAGCTGCCTATATAGGTGATGATTTGCATGATGTCCCTGTTCTCAGGAGAGTGGGCTTTGCAGTGGCTACAGCAAATGCTCAGGAGGAAGCAAAGCAGGTTTCACATTATGTAACTGAGAAGAATGGTGGCGAAGGAGCTGTACGCGAAGTTATCAACATGATCCTTAAAGCAAAGGGATTATGGGATAAAGCAGTGGAAAAATATTATATATAA
- a CDS encoding ORF6N domain-containing protein yields MTDIVKQDIIEKKIFLIRDLNVMLDKDLAELYGVQTKSLNLAVKRNIDRFPNDFMFQLSKEEFTNLRFQFETSRWGGIRYLPYAFTEQGVAMLSSVLNSKRAIQVNIGIMRIFVNIRKVVSANKETLNKLNQLEDKIQSHDEKIRTIFEIIHKPLDSKLLSPKEPFSNKKTIRDIIRSCEEYVYWIDKYFSKAGMDWLLELLDTKKVKFVKILMTPEKADGKFISSYKDLKKEFKNNGIKCDLRLITDKNLKADIHDRWIISKNLCYNIPSTDTVRRGQYSEVKRTANFPPFNNWWEKSKDV; encoded by the coding sequence ATGACGGATATTGTTAAACAAGATATTATTGAGAAAAAGATATTTTTGATTAGAGATTTAAATGTAATGTTAGATAAAGACCTTGCTGAACTTTATGGCGTCCAAACAAAATCACTTAATCTTGCAGTAAAAAGAAATATAGACAGATTTCCAAATGATTTCATGTTTCAATTAAGCAAAGAAGAGTTTACTAACTTGAGGTTTCAATTTGAAACCTCAAGATGGGGCGGCATTAGATATCTGCCGTATGCTTTTACTGAGCAAGGAGTTGCTATGCTTTCCAGTGTTCTTAACAGCAAAAGGGCGATACAAGTAAATATCGGGATAATGCGGATATTTGTCAATATAAGGAAAGTGGTTTCTGCGAATAAAGAAACGCTTAACAAATTGAATCAATTGGAGGATAAGATTCAATCACACGACGAGAAAATAAGAACGATATTTGAAATTATCCACAAACCATTAGATTCAAAATTACTATCTCCGAAAGAACCATTCTCAAATAAAAAAACAATTAGGGATATTATTCGTTCCTGTGAGGAGTATGTTTACTGGATAGATAAATACTTTTCAAAAGCAGGCATGGATTGGCTTTTAGAATTACTTGATACTAAAAAAGTAAAATTTGTTAAAATCCTGATGACACCAGAAAAAGCAGATGGAAAGTTTATTTCGTCGTATAAGGATTTAAAGAAAGAGTTTAAAAATAATGGCATAAAATGTGATTTGCGACTTATAACCGATAAAAATCTGAAAGCAGATATTCATGATAGATGGATTATTTCAAAAAATCTATGCTATAATATTCCTTCAACTGATACCGTTAGGAGAGGGCAATATAGTGAGGTAAAAAGAACGGCAAATTTTCCACCGTTCAATAATTGGTGGGAAAAAAGCAAAGATGTTTAA
- a CDS encoding alanine--glyoxylate aminotransferase family protein, which yields MRKNYLLTPGPTSVPSDVLLELARPIVHHRTPQFAEIFRSVNEGLKYVFQTKNDVLIFASSGTGAMEASVVNLLSPGDKALTIRGGKFGERWDEICKAYNIETFPIDVEWGRAVNPDDVRKILEREKGIKAVFATLIETSTGIMHDVKALGSIVKEFPAVLVVDAVSGLGAVDIQTDNWNIDVVVAGSQKALMLPPGLAFASVSNKAWDLVESSKCPKYYWSFAKARKSLKTDQTSYTPAVSLIVGLSKSLEMIKEEALENVLARHSKLAKATRAAVKAMGLELLAPESPSDAVTAVKVPQGIDGVDLVKSLKKRYDVMITGGQEQLKGKIIRIAHMGYSDTFDIITVISALEMALVDSGYNLELGKGIKAAEEVLK from the coding sequence ATGAGGAAGAATTATTTACTGACTCCAGGTCCGACTTCTGTGCCTTCTGATGTGCTTTTAGAATTGGCTAGGCCTATTGTGCATCACAGAACTCCTCAATTTGCCGAGATATTTCGTTCTGTTAATGAAGGGCTGAAATATGTTTTTCAGACAAAAAACGATGTTCTCATATTTGCTTCATCAGGCACAGGAGCTATGGAAGCCAGTGTTGTTAATCTTCTGTCTCCCGGGGATAAAGCGCTGACAATTAGAGGTGGTAAGTTTGGAGAAAGATGGGATGAAATATGTAAGGCATACAACATAGAAACTTTTCCAATAGATGTTGAATGGGGTAGGGCAGTTAATCCTGATGATGTAAGAAAAATCTTAGAAAGAGAGAAGGGAATAAAGGCTGTTTTTGCCACATTGATAGAAACATCAACAGGTATTATGCATGATGTCAAAGCATTAGGCAGTATTGTCAAAGAATTTCCTGCTGTTTTAGTAGTAGATGCTGTTAGCGGGCTTGGAGCGGTTGATATACAGACTGATAATTGGAATATAGATGTAGTAGTTGCCGGTTCTCAAAAGGCGTTAATGCTGCCTCCTGGATTGGCGTTTGCAAGCGTAAGCAATAAAGCATGGGATTTGGTAGAAAGTTCTAAATGTCCTAAGTACTATTGGAGTTTTGCAAAGGCAAGAAAGTCCCTAAAAACTGATCAGACTTCATATACTCCTGCTGTGTCACTAATAGTTGGTTTAAGTAAGTCTTTAGAGATGATAAAGGAAGAAGCTCTTGAGAATGTACTCGCAAGACACAGCAAACTGGCTAAAGCTACGCGAGCTGCAGTAAAGGCTATGGGGCTTGAGCTTTTAGCTCCAGAGTCTCCATCAGACGCAGTAACGGCTGTTAAGGTTCCACAGGGAATAGATGGTGTGGATTTAGTGAAGAGCTTAAAGAAGAGATACGATGTTATGATTACCGGCGGCCAGGAGCAACTTAAGGGGAAGATAATAAGAATCGCTCATATGGGTTATTCGGATACGTTTGATATTATTACAGTAATTTCAGCCTTGGAAATGGCTCTGGTAGATTCCGGATATAATCTTGAACTTGGGAAAGGTATAAAAGCTGCAGAGGAGGTCCTAAAATGA
- a CDS encoding homocitrate synthase → MEQKKKNKIYIIDVTNRDGVQTAKLGLAKLEKTMINIMLNDMGIYQSEFGFPLTKHETNYINANLELADVGLLSPIILEGWSRAMAKDIEESYKNTNIKHWNLSISTSKQMIDGKFGGRITRDFESKDKPSVLGLMADAVKAAKKHGALTIGVNAEDASRTDMEFLIKFAKYAKEHGADRIRYCDTLGYDDPFSIYERIKTLAEEVEIPIELHCHNDLGLAVACSIAGAKGAINGGVDAYINTTLNGMGERAGNADMVSVILAIKKSSGFGGNYKLDDRIKLKKAWKIAKYASYAFGVPIPVNQVAVGENAFAHESGIHADGALKDRRNYELYDFEELGRGEPEVIDTGRKITAGEYSGVKGFRNVYGKLEIEFKDDKEAAKVLDLVRYANVHTQKPLTNDELKFIAHYPKQAKQIMTVIP, encoded by the coding sequence ATGGAACAGAAGAAAAAAAATAAAATTTATATAATTGATGTTACAAATCGAGATGGTGTGCAAACAGCAAAACTTGGTCTGGCAAAGCTGGAAAAAACAATGATAAATATTATGCTCAATGACATGGGCATATATCAAAGTGAGTTTGGATTTCCTCTTACAAAGCATGAGACTAATTATATTAATGCTAATCTTGAACTTGCAGATGTGGGGCTCCTTTCTCCTATAATTCTTGAAGGCTGGAGCAGAGCAATGGCAAAGGATATTGAAGAGTCTTACAAGAATACTAACATTAAGCATTGGAATCTGTCTATTTCAACATCCAAGCAGATGATAGATGGGAAATTCGGAGGGAGGATAACAAGGGATTTTGAGAGTAAAGATAAACCAAGTGTTTTAGGTCTTATGGCAGATGCTGTAAAAGCAGCGAAGAAGCATGGAGCATTGACAATTGGCGTTAATGCAGAAGATGCATCAAGGACAGATATGGAGTTTCTCATTAAATTTGCAAAATATGCCAAAGAGCATGGAGCAGACAGAATCCGCTATTGTGATACATTAGGTTATGATGATCCTTTTTCAATTTACGAGAGAATAAAAACACTTGCAGAGGAAGTAGAAATTCCAATAGAGCTTCATTGCCATAATGATTTAGGGCTTGCAGTGGCATGTTCTATAGCTGGAGCTAAAGGAGCAATAAACGGAGGAGTAGATGCATACATAAATACCACACTTAACGGCATGGGAGAAAGAGCAGGGAACGCAGATATGGTGTCGGTTATTCTTGCTATTAAAAAGTCCTCAGGATTTGGGGGGAACTATAAATTGGACGATAGGATTAAGTTAAAGAAAGCATGGAAAATAGCGAAGTATGCATCTTATGCATTTGGAGTTCCAATACCTGTGAATCAGGTTGCTGTTGGAGAGAATGCCTTTGCGCATGAATCAGGAATACACGCAGACGGCGCTCTCAAGGATAGAAGAAATTACGAATTGTATGATTTTGAGGAACTGGGTAGAGGCGAGCCTGAGGTAATAGATACAGGCAGAAAGATAACAGCAGGGGAGTATAGCGGAGTAAAGGGCTTTAGAAATGTGTATGGAAAACTGGAAATAGAGTTCAAAGATGATAAAGAAGCTGCTAAAGTCCTGGATCTTGTTAGATATGCCAATGTGCATACACAAAAGCCTCTTACTAATGATGAATTGAAGTTCATTGCGCATTATCCAAAACAGGCAAAACAAATAATGACAGTAATACCATGA
- the thrB gene encoding homoserine kinase produces the protein MKSVTIKVPATTANLGSGFDTLALALDLYNYVTIELAAKTHIEVENEGKDSLPLDEKNIVYIAAKAVFDMAKVKMDGLKIKLVNNIPLARGLGASAAARVGGAIGANCLLGNRFSKDEIMSLTAELEGHPDNVTPALFGGFTISYIDKGELKYFKISPNVKFKIVVVIPQFEVSTSKAREILPSKISRKEAVFNISRACLLVSSILTGQLEYVGPGMQDMLHQPYRKKLVPGMDDVFEAAMKNGARGVALSGAGPSIAAFATESFEAIGKSMQRAFLEHNIESRFLVTEINSNGIEIID, from the coding sequence ATGAAGTCAGTAACAATAAAAGTTCCAGCAACAACAGCAAATCTCGGGTCAGGTTTTGATACGCTTGCTTTGGCTCTGGATCTGTATAATTATGTTACAATTGAATTGGCTGCAAAAACGCATATAGAGGTTGAAAATGAGGGGAAAGACAGTTTGCCTCTTGATGAGAAGAATATAGTATATATTGCCGCAAAGGCTGTTTTTGATATGGCTAAGGTCAAGATGGATGGGTTAAAAATAAAGCTGGTTAATAATATCCCATTAGCCAGAGGATTGGGCGCTAGCGCAGCAGCACGTGTAGGAGGAGCAATAGGAGCAAATTGTTTGCTTGGGAACAGGTTTAGCAAGGATGAAATTATGTCTCTAACTGCAGAGCTTGAAGGGCATCCTGATAATGTAACACCGGCTCTTTTTGGAGGTTTTACGATTTCTTATATTGATAAAGGAGAGTTAAAGTATTTCAAGATTAGTCCAAATGTTAAGTTTAAAATAGTAGTGGTTATTCCGCAGTTTGAGGTATCAACATCCAAGGCGCGTGAAATACTGCCTTCAAAAATTTCGAGAAAAGAAGCTGTGTTCAATATAAGTCGAGCGTGTTTGTTAGTCAGCTCTATTCTAACTGGACAACTTGAATATGTTGGCCCTGGCATGCAGGATATGTTACATCAGCCTTACAGAAAAAAATTAGTTCCTGGTATGGATGATGTTTTTGAAGCTGCTATGAAAAATGGTGCCAGAGGTGTGGCTTTAAGCGGAGCCGGTCCTTCAATAGCCGCTTTTGCAACAGAAAGCTTTGAAGCAATAGGAAAGTCTATGCAAAGAGCTTTTCTGGAGCACAATATAGAGAGCAGATTTCTGGTGACAGAAATTAACAGTAATGGAATAGAAATTATAGATTAA
- the serA gene encoding phosphoglycerate dehydrogenase gives MKILVSDSLAKEGIEILKNSKIDVDVKTSMSPEELRGCIKDYEGLVIRSKTKVTSDIIESAEKLKVIGRAGVGVDNVDIPAATERGIVVMNTPGGNTISAAEHTLSMLLALSRNIPQANQSLKNGLWDKKKFIGTEVYGKVLGIIGLGKIGTEVAGRAQAFGMRITAYDPFISVEKADKLGIRLETFENVLKKSDYITVHLPLTPDTKYIINDKEFGLMKQGARIINCARGGIIDENALCRAVKSGKLAGAAVDVFETEPLPADSPLLLYENIIVTPHLAASTEEAQINVAIDIAHQIIDALQNENYSNAVNIPSIDPKVFKEIKPYFNLAERLGKLQRQLVDGHIKVLRIEYSGDVTNYNVTPITVALIKGLLDPVLNKVVNYVNASFIARERGIKVVESKTSKAEDFTNLITIYTQTNSGESSIAGTLFRENDPRIVRINDYHVDAVPEGFMLVCINKDMPGIMGNMGTILGKHNVNIASMTLGRKKQGEQAVTVFNLDNEPPREILGEIEKLKEIISVKLVRF, from the coding sequence ATGAAGATATTAGTAAGTGATTCCTTGGCAAAAGAAGGGATAGAGATTCTCAAAAATAGTAAGATAGATGTTGATGTAAAAACAAGCATGTCTCCCGAAGAACTCAGAGGCTGCATCAAAGATTATGAAGGTCTGGTTATAAGAAGTAAAACCAAGGTTACTAGTGATATAATTGAATCTGCAGAAAAGTTAAAGGTAATTGGCAGGGCTGGAGTTGGCGTGGATAACGTAGATATACCTGCAGCTACGGAACGCGGTATAGTTGTTATGAATACGCCCGGAGGCAATACTATTTCAGCGGCAGAACATACACTAAGCATGCTTCTGGCTCTTTCCCGCAATATTCCTCAGGCAAATCAATCTTTAAAGAATGGTCTCTGGGATAAAAAGAAATTTATTGGAACAGAGGTGTATGGCAAGGTGTTGGGTATAATTGGGCTAGGGAAAATTGGCACAGAGGTTGCCGGTCGCGCTCAGGCATTTGGAATGCGTATTACAGCATATGATCCATTTATCTCTGTTGAAAAGGCAGATAAACTTGGCATAAGACTTGAGACTTTCGAGAATGTTTTAAAAAAGTCAGATTATATAACAGTTCACCTTCCTCTAACGCCTGATACAAAGTATATAATAAATGATAAAGAATTTGGTTTGATGAAACAGGGTGCAAGGATTATAAATTGTGCGCGTGGAGGCATAATAGATGAGAATGCTCTATGTAGAGCCGTAAAGTCAGGGAAACTTGCAGGAGCAGCTGTGGATGTCTTTGAGACAGAACCTTTGCCGGCGGACAGCCCTCTTCTATTATATGAGAATATCATAGTCACACCACATTTAGCTGCTTCTACTGAGGAGGCTCAGATTAATGTTGCTATAGACATTGCGCATCAGATAATAGACGCACTGCAAAATGAGAATTATTCTAATGCTGTCAATATTCCGAGTATAGATCCTAAGGTGTTCAAAGAGATAAAGCCATATTTTAATCTGGCAGAACGGTTGGGGAAATTGCAGCGCCAGCTGGTTGATGGGCATATAAAGGTTTTGAGAATAGAATATAGCGGAGACGTTACAAACTATAATGTGACTCCTATAACAGTGGCTTTAATAAAAGGTTTGCTGGATCCTGTGCTTAACAAGGTAGTTAATTATGTGAATGCGTCTTTTATTGCGAGAGAGAGAGGAATAAAAGTTGTAGAGAGTAAGACTAGTAAGGCAGAGGATTTTACAAATTTAATCACTATATACACACAAACTAATTCCGGAGAATCTTCAATAGCAGGAACTCTGTTTAGGGAAAATGATCCAAGGATTGTACGTATAAATGATTATCATGTTGATGCAGTTCCTGAGGGGTTTATGCTTGTGTGTATAAATAAAGATATGCCTGGAATAATGGGGAATATGGGAACAATACTTGGTAAGCATAATGTCAATATTGCAAGCATGACACTTGGTAGGAAAAAGCAAGGGGAGCAGGCAGTGACCGTATTTAACCTGGATAATGAACCTCCCAGAGAAATACTAGGTGAAATCGAGAAACTAAAAGAGATAATATCAGTCAAGTTAGTAAGGTTTTGA